One stretch of Rhodopirellula islandica DNA includes these proteins:
- a CDS encoding alkaline phosphatase D family protein, translating into MTRFLSTVLVLALAVLASDPSTASAQRDPNRMTHGPMLGRPSSTGVAVWARTSDAGEFTVHFGTRPPENHGGDLSDRVSEPGRTRIEHDNTGVVMLSDLQPDTRYHYRIYVNDRPQGEPGTFRTLPDQAGSESEHNPDGLFNFRFQIGSCANQNPLHGIGHDSPTYKHLNQDWADKVHFHIMNGDWLYEELREYPAEAWRLTQGIDELPQVVEAMPTVTGVWENYKLYLTRNHALSTWHRNVPSLFTFDDHELVNDIWGASEAGKRHRRTVFRDIGTYAWNDYLGWANPVESKQRLHVGTAKLTAGSDLLIDRQTNFRQLPLNEMLNLHVHWGTDTAGVNDMIYDTDDGEANSYVYDIVEVVDEHTVRLHMPAKADGQVSYSIGQRSYGKFSVSNCDFFLLDTRGDRDMHDVSQRDKPGVSMLGKHQREWLLREMKASDAKFTFLISSVPMMIPHSGAGGFEADEANKEEAWTGFLDEREMLIDAWDEMDKQVFVMTGDLHNSFAIRVTDNVWEFCCGPHNSVNHVPELDESNRPATGRFQFGPRECDIRWSSYVLADLPRLERLYPHFCVVQVNNVFNMPVKQGDKRLVAYPHPQVVFQYYDGWTGELAYAESVSLPRE; encoded by the coding sequence ATGACGCGTTTTCTCTCGACAGTGCTCGTCCTCGCACTTGCGGTTCTGGCCTCGGATCCTTCCACCGCCTCAGCCCAGCGTGATCCCAATCGGATGACTCACGGCCCCATGCTAGGCAGGCCGTCCTCGACCGGCGTGGCCGTGTGGGCTCGCACGTCGGACGCGGGTGAGTTCACCGTTCACTTCGGAACACGACCACCCGAAAACCATGGCGGGGATTTGTCGGACCGCGTCAGCGAACCTGGCCGAACACGCATTGAACATGACAACACGGGCGTGGTGATGCTCAGCGATCTCCAACCCGACACGCGCTATCACTACCGCATCTACGTCAACGATCGCCCGCAAGGCGAGCCAGGAACATTCCGCACTCTGCCTGACCAAGCAGGATCTGAATCGGAGCACAATCCTGATGGGCTGTTCAACTTTCGTTTCCAGATTGGTTCGTGCGCCAATCAAAATCCGCTTCACGGAATCGGACACGACAGCCCCACCTACAAACACCTCAATCAAGACTGGGCGGACAAAGTCCACTTTCACATCATGAACGGGGATTGGCTGTACGAAGAACTTCGAGAGTACCCGGCCGAAGCTTGGCGACTGACGCAGGGAATCGACGAGCTCCCGCAAGTGGTGGAAGCCATGCCAACCGTGACCGGCGTTTGGGAGAACTACAAACTCTACCTGACTCGCAACCACGCGCTGTCGACCTGGCATCGCAACGTGCCATCACTGTTCACCTTCGATGACCACGAATTGGTCAATGACATTTGGGGAGCTTCCGAGGCGGGCAAACGCCACCGCCGAACCGTCTTCCGCGACATCGGAACTTACGCCTGGAACGACTACCTGGGCTGGGCCAACCCCGTCGAATCCAAACAGCGATTGCATGTTGGCACAGCGAAACTGACCGCGGGCAGTGACTTGCTCATCGATCGCCAAACCAACTTCCGGCAACTGCCACTGAATGAGATGCTGAACCTGCACGTGCACTGGGGAACCGACACCGCAGGCGTCAATGACATGATCTACGACACCGACGACGGCGAAGCCAACTCGTATGTCTATGACATCGTGGAAGTGGTCGATGAACACACGGTCCGACTTCACATGCCCGCCAAAGCCGACGGCCAAGTCAGCTACTCCATCGGACAACGCAGCTATGGAAAATTCAGTGTCTCCAACTGCGACTTTTTTTTGCTCGACACTCGCGGCGACCGCGACATGCACGATGTTTCGCAGCGGGACAAACCAGGTGTTTCGATGCTGGGCAAACATCAACGCGAATGGCTGCTGCGTGAGATGAAAGCCAGCGATGCCAAGTTCACCTTTCTGATTTCCAGCGTCCCGATGATGATCCCACACAGTGGTGCGGGCGGGTTCGAAGCCGACGAAGCCAACAAAGAAGAAGCCTGGACAGGCTTCCTGGACGAACGAGAAATGCTGATCGATGCCTGGGACGAAATGGACAAACAAGTCTTCGTGATGACGGGCGACCTGCACAACAGCTTCGCGATTCGAGTGACCGACAACGTCTGGGAATTCTGTTGCGGCCCGCACAACAGCGTCAATCACGTACCAGAACTCGACGAAAGCAATCGCCCTGCGACGGGGCGGTTTCAATTCGGACCGCGTGAATGTGACATCCGCTGGAGCAGTTACGTGCTGGCCGACCTGCCACGATTGGAACGGCTGTACCCGCATTTCTGTGTGGTGCAGGTCAACAACGTCTTCAACATGCCGGTCAAACAAGGCGACAAACGCTTGGTTGCCTACCCGCATCCGCAGGTGGTGTTCCAGTACTACGACGGCTGGACAGGCGAACTGGCTTACGCGGAATCCGTCTCGTTACCGCGAGAGTGA
- a CDS encoding ZIP family metal transporter: protein MFVPESLLAVYCVLIITASVSGGWLPSLVRMTHLRTQLLMSFVAGLMLGIAMLHLLPHSLHKISSASQACGGVLVGIITMFILLRTFHTHVHGHGESHDHHHAHGHHDAHDHAHDHDHSHEGHAHDHAHSNAKRVSSKPLGWLGMLFGLGLHTLMDGVALAASIAAESQHSPWLGLAGLGTFLAVALHKPLDAFAITSVMSKGGWTSAQRTMVNLTFSMACPIGAIAFYFGATQFANTDILLGWGLALSAGFFICISLSDLLPEVAFHDHDRLKLTTALLLGVALAVGIESLPGHSHSVAPTETPVVSTSVNP from the coding sequence TTGTTTGTCCCCGAATCCCTGCTCGCGGTGTACTGTGTGCTGATCATCACGGCCTCGGTCAGTGGTGGCTGGTTGCCATCTTTGGTGCGGATGACACACCTCCGCACCCAGCTCTTGATGAGCTTTGTCGCTGGTTTGATGCTGGGCATCGCGATGCTGCACCTGCTGCCGCATTCGCTGCACAAAATCAGCTCCGCGTCCCAGGCCTGCGGAGGCGTCTTGGTTGGCATCATCACGATGTTCATCCTGCTGCGAACGTTCCACACGCATGTGCATGGGCACGGAGAATCGCACGATCACCATCATGCTCATGGGCATCACGACGCCCACGATCACGCTCACGATCACGATCACAGCCATGAAGGGCACGCTCACGACCACGCCCACTCCAATGCCAAACGCGTCAGCAGCAAACCGCTCGGTTGGCTCGGCATGTTGTTTGGTTTGGGGCTTCACACCCTGATGGACGGGGTGGCTTTGGCGGCCAGCATCGCTGCGGAATCCCAGCATTCGCCGTGGCTCGGACTCGCTGGCCTGGGAACCTTCCTCGCGGTGGCACTTCACAAGCCTCTTGATGCCTTTGCGATCACATCGGTGATGAGCAAAGGTGGCTGGACATCGGCTCAGCGAACCATGGTGAACCTGACCTTTTCCATGGCCTGCCCCATCGGCGCGATCGCGTTCTACTTTGGTGCCACACAGTTTGCCAACACGGATATTCTGCTCGGGTGGGGGCTGGCACTCTCGGCTGGGTTCTTCATCTGCATCTCGCTCTCTGACTTGCTTCCTGAGGTTGCTTTTCACGACCACGATCGCCTGAAGCTGACCACCGCGTTGCTTCTGGGCGTCGCCCTGGCCGTTGGGATCGAAAGCCTGCCAGGTCACAGCCATTCCGTGGCTCCGACGGAAACCCCCGTCGTTTCGACCAGCGTGAATCCCTAA
- a CDS encoding cation diffusion facilitator family transporter: protein MGSCDHHHSGDSAGESESCGSLHHHGLTSAGQFDTVSDARLLWSVLLNQFLTVAQVIAGIFSGSVALLSDAAHNFSDANSLLIAYIARRIARKEANQRYTFGYRRAELIGATINLTLLAVVGCYLIYEAIHRFFDPQPIIGWLMAAAAGIALVVDLGTALLLWAMSKGSLNVRAAFIHNLVDAAGSVAVLIGAAAVIYLDWLWVDAFLTLLIASYILYQVWQMLPEATRILMEGAPANFKLDEMIADLNKIEGVSGIHHVHLWELDESHRALEAHVVIEPTRYEDLEPIKRLIKTYLINEHNIRHSTLEFEFAATSDCHDADGNLIHGNCP, encoded by the coding sequence ATGGGAAGTTGCGACCACCATCATTCGGGCGACTCGGCTGGTGAATCCGAAAGCTGTGGAAGCTTGCACCATCACGGGCTGACCTCCGCTGGCCAGTTCGACACTGTCAGCGATGCGAGGTTGCTGTGGTCGGTGTTGCTGAATCAATTCCTGACAGTTGCCCAAGTGATCGCGGGAATCTTCTCGGGCAGCGTGGCCTTGCTGTCCGACGCGGCCCACAACTTCAGCGATGCCAACTCGTTGCTGATCGCCTACATCGCTCGGCGAATCGCTCGCAAAGAAGCCAACCAGCGGTACACGTTTGGTTACCGCCGCGCTGAACTGATCGGGGCCACGATCAACCTCACTCTCCTGGCGGTCGTCGGCTGCTACTTGATTTACGAAGCCATTCATCGATTCTTCGACCCGCAACCGATCATCGGTTGGTTGATGGCCGCCGCCGCAGGAATCGCCTTGGTCGTGGATCTTGGGACGGCGTTGCTGCTGTGGGCGATGAGCAAGGGCTCACTGAACGTTCGCGCTGCCTTCATTCACAACTTGGTGGACGCCGCTGGCAGCGTTGCCGTTTTGATCGGTGCTGCGGCCGTCATCTACCTGGACTGGCTGTGGGTGGACGCGTTCCTGACGCTGTTGATCGCGTCCTACATCCTCTACCAAGTCTGGCAGATGCTTCCCGAAGCGACTCGCATTTTGATGGAAGGTGCGCCCGCCAATTTCAAACTGGACGAAATGATTGCTGACCTCAACAAGATCGAAGGCGTCTCCGGAATCCACCACGTGCACCTCTGGGAACTGGACGAATCGCATCGAGCACTCGAAGCCCATGTGGTCATCGAACCCACGAGGTATGAAGACCTCGAACCCATCAAACGTCTCATCAAGACCTATCTGATCAACGAACACAACATCCGCCACTCCACGCTGGAGTTTGAATTCGCGGCCACATCCGACTGCCACGATGCCGATGGCAACCTGATCCACGGCAACTGCCCTTAG
- a CDS encoding ABC transporter permease, with protein sequence MPNIPLAALVPPGLPAPDPTFADDWATAITTTIELMLVSAGIAILIGVPTAFFVSLLRPNHWLVRTWTFFAFVTLAMPLILLAAAWESTAGKFGWLVTTMTGGNLGWVGWIHGMHGVALVSLATVWATRRISPIAIQQASLDFSPSQSWWRVRLPIAMPWIVASVIGVMVLASTEMSVADLHSVRTVADQFYLFYSVDPNTTSVLVSTLVPMAVGGVPALLWFWLRRRRWNVASDRGLESTPTSTSSKNAAGENAATRGMNTIACVGVSLCTLLLLLPLAGLVVQTGHSVEVVDGQRQATFQWQASLRAITEAPRLFQDEIAWTIQLALFSILWTLPIALGLARWARASSTAGVIIDVLGTMLFLVPGPVIGMTVAAFFRLPFPGLDWLATHTLVPTLIAVGVRSVLVAYAILRNAYGGIDDATWLSGRMDGPVAWRWWHLELPLLRRGLGIAALAVAIVSAGDVPAAMPALPPGVTTTGTRLFGLLHSGARYQEASLAMVHTGMVILLCGAILAMRLHLRRSSKGVD encoded by the coding sequence ATGCCCAATATTCCGCTCGCAGCGTTGGTTCCGCCCGGATTGCCGGCCCCCGATCCGACATTTGCCGATGATTGGGCGACCGCCATCACCACGACGATCGAGCTGATGCTGGTGTCGGCTGGAATCGCGATCTTGATCGGGGTGCCCACGGCATTTTTCGTCAGCCTGCTGCGACCGAACCACTGGCTGGTTCGAACCTGGACCTTTTTCGCGTTCGTGACCTTGGCCATGCCGCTGATCTTGCTGGCGGCAGCCTGGGAATCCACCGCTGGCAAATTTGGTTGGTTGGTCACCACCATGACGGGAGGCAACCTGGGCTGGGTCGGGTGGATCCATGGGATGCACGGAGTCGCCCTGGTGTCGCTGGCAACCGTTTGGGCGACCCGCCGCATTTCTCCCATCGCCATCCAACAGGCCAGCTTGGATTTTTCGCCCAGCCAGAGTTGGTGGCGTGTCCGGTTGCCGATCGCGATGCCCTGGATCGTCGCGTCGGTCATCGGCGTGATGGTGCTCGCATCGACCGAAATGAGCGTCGCGGATTTGCACAGTGTCCGCACCGTGGCCGATCAGTTCTACCTGTTCTACTCCGTCGATCCCAACACAACCTCGGTGCTGGTGTCGACGTTGGTTCCGATGGCGGTCGGTGGCGTCCCGGCGCTGCTTTGGTTTTGGTTGCGACGTCGTCGCTGGAACGTTGCATCCGACAGAGGCCTGGAATCCACCCCCACGTCAACCAGCTCAAAGAATGCTGCTGGGGAAAACGCAGCAACGCGAGGAATGAACACCATCGCGTGCGTCGGCGTGAGCCTCTGCACGTTGCTGCTGTTGCTTCCACTCGCTGGATTGGTCGTTCAAACGGGACACTCCGTCGAAGTGGTCGACGGCCAACGGCAAGCCACCTTTCAATGGCAAGCCTCCCTTCGGGCGATCACGGAAGCCCCACGACTGTTTCAAGACGAGATCGCCTGGACGATTCAGCTGGCCCTGTTCTCGATCCTCTGGACGCTCCCCATCGCGTTGGGACTGGCTCGTTGGGCGCGTGCCTCAAGCACGGCCGGCGTGATCATCGATGTCTTGGGAACGATGTTGTTTTTAGTACCTGGCCCCGTGATCGGAATGACGGTCGCGGCTTTCTTCCGCCTGCCATTTCCGGGACTGGATTGGCTGGCAACCCACACACTGGTCCCCACTTTGATCGCGGTTGGCGTGCGCAGCGTCCTGGTCGCCTACGCCATTTTGCGGAACGCCTACGGTGGCATCGACGACGCGACTTGGCTGTCCGGGCGGATGGATGGACCCGTCGCTTGGCGATGGTGGCACCTGGAACTCCCCTTGCTGCGACGCGGGTTGGGCATTGCCGCCTTGGCCGTGGCGATCGTGTCGGCAGGAGACGTCCCTGCCGCCATGCCAGCCCTGCCTCCCGGTGTGACAACAACCGGCACCCGACTGTTTGGTTTGTTGCACAGCGGAGCCCGATACCAGGAGGCCTCGTTGGCGATGGTTCACACCGGGATGGTGATCCTGCTGTGCGGAGCGATTCTGGCCATGCGACTCCACTTGCGTCGTTCAAGCAAAGGCGTAGATTGA